The nucleotide sequence GAACGGCGAGCACCGGTCCGTCGTGCACGCCGCGCAGCCGCGCGACAACGCTCGTCCTGGTCGGGCGCGTCAACTCGAAGCCACCCATCGCGCGCAGCGTCTCGTAGACGAACTGCGCCGTCTGCTCCTCGTGATATGAGAGCTCGGGATGCCTGTGCAGATGACGCCGCCAACCGACGACGGTGTCGCGCAGCTGCGCGGCGTGCTCTCGGGGCGACAGGGTGGACGCAGGCAGCGTCGATGTCATGAAGTTCTCCGGTCCGAAGCCATCACCGTGCGGAAACGCTCAACGGGACACAAGCGAATGTGACCGTCGTACAGAGCCGATGCCAGTGCCGGCGGCGTCATCTCACGGCCGCCTCGAGCTGCGCCGGCGGCGGAGCCCAGAATCGAAGCGCGAGCGCGGCGGCGATGAGTTGGGACGCCACCACGAGCGTCACGCATCCCGCCCAACCCGCGTGTTCCCAGACGAGTCCCGGCAGCACTCCGCCGACGCTGCCGCCCAGGTAGTACACGGTGACGTACGCACCGGACGCGAGCGCGCGCAGCTCGGGCGGAGAGGCGATGCGCAAATAACTGGTCGCCGCCGCCTGGCACACGAAGGTGCCGGTGCACGCGATCGCGAGCCCGGCGATCACGAGCGCGAGCACGTGGCCCAACGTGAGCAGCGCGCCGGCGATCCCGGTGAGGAGCGCGGCCACGATCACCACGCGGGGACCGACGCGGTCGATGAACCGCCCGGCGATCGGCGTGGCGATGGCGCCGACGACGTAGACGGCGAACACGCCGCTCACGGCCGCGGTGCCTAACGAGAACGGCGGGGCGCTCAGGTAGAACGTCACGTACGTGAAGAGCGCGACGAGCGTGAACAACACGTTGCAGCCGATCGCGTACGTCGCGACGAGCCGCCGGTCGCGCAGCCGCGCGAACGAGGCCGCGGGTCCGGCGCCCTTCGCCCGCGGCGTGTGGTGCCGGGAGGGCGGGAGCCAGCGCCAGGTGGCCGCAGCACCGGCGAGATTGACGATGCCTAACATCAGGAACGCCTCGCGCCAGCCGGTGTGCGCCGCCACCAGTCCCGTGAGAATGCGGCCGCTCAATCCGCCTAACACCGTGCCGGTCACGAATGCCGCCATCACCGTCCCCACGCGGCCCGGCCCCGCCTCCTCCGTCACGTACGCGAGCGCGATCACGTACACACCGGGCGTCGTCGCACCCTGAAGAAACCGCCAGACGACCAACGCGCCGAGCCCGGGCGAGGTCGCCGCAAGCAGCGTCGGGATCGCCAGCGCCACGATCGCCAGCACGATCACGCTCTTACGGCGCGCGCGATCGCCCAGCGCACCGACAAAGGGCGCGACCATGGCCACCGCAATGGTCGACGCGCTGACCGTCAGACCAGCCTCTGCTTTGGTCGCGTGGAACAACGTCTCGAACAGCGGCAGCAACGGCTGTGTCGCGTACAGGTCGAGAAACGTGCAGAATCCCGCGAACGAAATCGCGAGCATGCCCGCGCGATTCAACCCTGGCCGTGTGACGCCGGTCATGACGGTCGAGCGGCAGAATCGCGCATAGCACTGGCGAAAGGCCGGCGCGGCCTCATTATATTCCCCGCAGCACCGGTGACCTCAACGCAGTGGTGCTCGCATGAACGATTTTCGAGTGACGCTTGGCCACGCGCATCTCAAAGTGCGAGATCTCGAGCGCGCGATCACGTTCTACACGCAATTCCTCGGACTCCGCCTTACGGAGCGCGTCGGCAGCCAATTCGCGTTTCTCTCCGGCGGCGCGCTGCATCACGACCTCGCGCTGCAGGCGCTGGGCACGGCAGCGCCCGGCACACCGCGCCACGCCGTCGGATTGTTTCATCTGGCGTTCGAAGTGCCGGATCGCGAGAGCTTCGCCGCGGCATACCACACGCTCGATGCGGCCGGCATTCCCGTCGCAGCCGTCGATCACGGCATTAGTTGGGCAATGTACTTCGCCGATCCCGACGGCAACGGCCTCGAGATCTACTGGGATACGCGTCGCGAGCCGCACGGCGCGGAGACGTGGAACGGGCGCAGCGACCTCTTGAGCGCCCAACGCATCGATGGCGTTGCGCCGAACGTGCCGCACGTGCTCGTGAATCCGCCGCTCACTCGAGATGCCGGAGAAAACGCTCCGGGCTGGCGAGAAACTCGCGCGTGAGCGCGACGTGCTCGAGCTGCTCGTACGGAATTGCCGTCACCGGATTCACATCGAAGCTGTAGATCCGCGCACCGGGATACGCGAGCACGATCGGCGAATGCGTCGCGACGATGAACTGTCCGTCCTGCCGCACCATGTCGAACATCATCGCGAGCAACGCGAGCTGGCTCTGCGGTGAGAGCGCTGCTTCCGGCTCGTCCAGAAGATAAAGTCCCGCCGGAACGAACCGCGCCTGAAAGAGCTTGAGGAAGCTCTGGCCGTGCGAGTTCGCATCGAGGTCGACGCCGTAGCGCTTTTCCATTTCGGCGAGCGACGTTCGCACCGGCATCTCGGCCAGGCCTCGTGCGTACGCCGAGCGCTCCGCATACTCGGTTTCGATGTCCTGGAGTCGGGCGAGGAGCTCGGACCGTTCGCGCGACAATCGTTTGGTGTAGCCGAAGAAGTCCTCGGCGCGCAAGAAAAACCCGCGCGACGTGCGGTGCGCCCACGACAGGCGCAACGCCCGTGCGAGCCGTCGTTGGGCGGCGAGCGATACATCGCGTTCGATGTCCTCGCTGCCCACGGAAGGAATCGAGGCCGCGCTCGCAATGCCCTCGAGCAGCGTGGACTTGCCCGAGCCGTTTTCGCCCACGAAAAACGTGACCGGCGCCGACAGGTCAAGCACCGGCAGCGTCCGGATGGCCGGCACCGAGAATGGGAACGTTTCCACCGGCGGCGCGTCCGGCGGCGGCGGACGCCGCGTGATCGTGAGCAGATGGGTCACGCGCGCCTAACGATGCCGGCCGGCGCTTCCTCCTTCGTCGCGGCCGCGGCGCTGAACGCGCATCGTCGCCTCGTCGATCCGGCCGAGGTATTCTGCGATCGGCTCGTGTCCGCGCCGCTTGGGCAGCACGAAGAGCGGGTCGTCGGGCTCGCGGGCCGCTCCAGTGTCCACGAAGAGATCGCCGCCGTGGGCATCGACTTCCTGCTCGAAGCGCTCGACGGCGTCCTCGAGATCGCCGATCTCGGTATCGCTCTCGGAGCCGGTGATGTGCACCCCGCGCGACTCCAGGTGCGCGATGGTTTCCTGTCGCACGCGACGACGTTCTTCGCGGCGGTGCGGATCGAGGGCTTCTTCACGCTCCTCGTACGCGTCGGACGATCCCGCGTCGGCCATGGTGGTTCCTCCTCGGATGTTCGCGTTGCGTTAGGCGCGCGGCGCGTCGCGACGGCGCCGGGTGCTCAACGGTGCAGCTCCTCCGGCGTCAACTCGAGCTGGTCAACGTAGCACCAGCCCCAGTCCTCACCCGGTTCGAAGCTCCGGATGATCGGATGGTGCGTCTGGTGGTAGTGCTTGGTCGCGTGCTTGCTTGGCGAATCGTCGCAGCAGCCCACGTGGCCGCACTCGAGACAGAGTCGAAGATGCACCCACCATCCATTGGTGGCGAGACATTCTTCGCAGCCCTGCGGCGTTCGTGGCTCGACGTCGCGGATCTGACCAAGGTGGGTGCATTGCGTATGGGACGCCATGGGTCCTCCCGTAAGGTTGCCCGCCGGCCGCGAAGACCCCGCAGAGCGGCGCGCTGACAATGAATACATAGTGGAATGGAGCAGCGTGTTCGCGCTCCGCAAGGATTGGGCGCGACACGAATCGGTCCCCGAAGTATGCCGCCTTGCGCCATGTCATACGTCGTCATACACTGTCCATTTCGCGCACATGGGCTGAAGCGTGTGCCGCTCCGGCGACGCGGACGATGGTTCGCTTTTCGTCCGGGCCGGCAGCCGGGAGATCGTGATGACGCCATCCCTCGAGCCAATCGGCGGCGATCCAACCACCGGCAGCGAAGATCGTGCGATCGTCGCGGCCGTCCGTGACGGCAGTGCGAGCGCGTTCCGGGCGCTGTTCTGCGCGCACTACGAGGTGCTCTGCCGCTACGCGTACCGGTTCGTGCGGTCGCGCGCGATCGCCGAAGAGCTGGTGAGCGACGTTTTTCTCCGCATCTGGACGCAGCGGGCGCGCTGGGAAGTGCGCGGGAACGTGCGCGCGTATCTCTTCAGTGCGACGCGCAATCTGGCCATCGACCATCTGCGCCGAGAGCTGGTTGAGCGCAGATCACTCGACGCGACGAGCCGCGAGATGCGGGCGACGGGTCCCGCGTCATCGACCGAGGCGGAGCGCCGGCTGGCGGCGGCCGAGGTGGCGGCGGCGATGCAGCGGGCGGTGGACGAGCTGCCGCCGCGGCCGCGCCAGGTTTTTCTCCTGCGGTGGCAGCGGCAGCTGACGAACCTCGAGATCGCGGCGTCGTTAGGCATCGCGGTCAAGACGGTGGAGATGCATATGACGCGCGCGTTGGACGCGTTGCGCGCGTCGCTTGCGCCCGACCTGCTCGGCGACTGACGGCTCGCGCCGCATACAGGGTTCATGCGCCCCTCGTCCGTCATACGGGGCATGATCCTATGCAGGCGTGAGTCTCTGACGTTTCCGCATTTCACTGGGCGCACCATGGACATCGATCTGCTGCGCCGCTTCGTGTTGGGCGAGTGCGACGCGAGCGAGCGCGAGCGTGTCGCGCGGTGGGTGGCCGAGGATGACGGGCGGCGCGGCGTGATCGAGGCCGTCCGGCGGCTGCTCGACGAGCCAGGAGCATGGATCGGGGAATTTGATGCGCGTGCCGCGTGGCCGCGGCTCCTCCGGTCGGTGCGGCACCGCGAGCGGATCGTTCAGGTGCGGGGCGAACGCGCGGGTCGTCTGGCGGGCGGCGCCGGCCGGAGAACGGCGGCGTGGGCGCTCGCGGCCGGCGTGCTGATTGCGTTAGGCGTTCGCATGTCGTGGCGTCCGCTGGCGCGGCTGTTGTCGCAGCCGGCGCCGGCCGTGGCGATGCGCAGCGTCACGACAGGGCGTGGCCAGCGGGCGGTGATCGTGCTCACCGACGGCACGCGCGTGCAACTCGCCGCGGACAGCCGGATCACGTACCCAGCGACATTCACCGCCGGCGTCCGCACGGTGACGCTCGACGGAGAGGCCTACTTCGATGTCCGGCACGACGACGCCCATCCGTTCGAAGTGCGCACGCGGACCGGCGTCGTCCGCGACATAGGGACGACGTTTCTCGTACGACAGTACCGCGAGGACACGCGGCTCGAGGTCGTCGTCGCGGCGGGACGCGTCGCGGTGGCCGGCATCACGATGAGCGCCGGCCACATGCTGCGGGTCGACAGCGTTGGGCGGGCCGACGTGACCGCCGTGGATGCCCAACGGTACCTCGGCTGGATGCACGGGGCGCTCGTCTTCGATGACACACCGTTGGGAGAGGTGGCCGCAGAGCTGTCGCGTTGGTACGACGCCGACGTCACGCTCGCGGACACGGCGATCGCGCGCCGGCGGTTCACCGGCACCTTCGGCGATGAACCGCTCGACTCCATCGTCCGCGCACTCGCCGTGCCCATGCACGTTCGCGTCGAGCGACGAGGGCGAACCATCAGGTTCTTCCCGCTGCCGCACAATCGTTAGGCAATAACCCGGCGATCTCCGTCCGACAATTCGATCCACCGTCAACGGGCCCGCCCCCCGGGCCGGAGGCACATCCATGCGCGTCTACGCCGTCTGCCGTACCATCCTGCGCGCCGCGTGCGTCGTCCCGATCATCGGCGCGCATACGCCGCTGTTCGCGCAGGGCACCTCGC is from Gemmatimonadaceae bacterium and encodes:
- a CDS encoding RNA polymerase sigma-70 factor, translated to MTPSLEPIGGDPTTGSEDRAIVAAVRDGSASAFRALFCAHYEVLCRYAYRFVRSRAIAEELVSDVFLRIWTQRARWEVRGNVRAYLFSATRNLAIDHLRRELVERRSLDATSREMRATGPASSTEAERRLAAAEVAAAMQRAVDELPPRPRQVFLLRWQRQLTNLEIAASLGIAVKTVEMHMTRALDALRASLAPDLLGD
- a CDS encoding AAA family ATPase, translating into MTHLLTITRRPPPPDAPPVETFPFSVPAIRTLPVLDLSAPVTFFVGENGSGKSTLLEGIASAASIPSVGSEDIERDVSLAAQRRLARALRLSWAHRTSRGFFLRAEDFFGYTKRLSRERSELLARLQDIETEYAERSAYARGLAEMPVRTSLAEMEKRYGVDLDANSHGQSFLKLFQARFVPAGLYLLDEPEAALSPQSQLALLAMMFDMVRQDGQFIVATHSPIVLAYPGARIYSFDVNPVTAIPYEQLEHVALTREFLASPERFLRHLE
- a CDS encoding FecR domain-containing protein, producing MDIDLLRRFVLGECDASERERVARWVAEDDGRRGVIEAVRRLLDEPGAWIGEFDARAAWPRLLRSVRHRERIVQVRGERAGRLAGGAGRRTAAWALAAGVLIALGVRMSWRPLARLLSQPAPAVAMRSVTTGRGQRAVIVLTDGTRVQLAADSRITYPATFTAGVRTVTLDGEAYFDVRHDDAHPFEVRTRTGVVRDIGTTFLVRQYREDTRLEVVVAAGRVAVAGITMSAGHMLRVDSVGRADVTAVDAQRYLGWMHGALVFDDTPLGEVAAELSRWYDADVTLADTAIARRRFTGTFGDEPLDSIVRALAVPMHVRVERRGRTIRFFPLPHNR
- a CDS encoding VOC family protein; protein product: MNDFRVTLGHAHLKVRDLERAITFYTQFLGLRLTERVGSQFAFLSGGALHHDLALQALGTAAPGTPRHAVGLFHLAFEVPDRESFAAAYHTLDAAGIPVAAVDHGISWAMYFADPDGNGLEIYWDTRREPHGAETWNGRSDLLSAQRIDGVAPNVPHVLVNPPLTRDAGENAPGWRETRA
- a CDS encoding MFS transporter; this translates as MTGVTRPGLNRAGMLAISFAGFCTFLDLYATQPLLPLFETLFHATKAEAGLTVSASTIAVAMVAPFVGALGDRARRKSVIVLAIVALAIPTLLAATSPGLGALVVWRFLQGATTPGVYVIALAYVTEEAGPGRVGTVMAAFVTGTVLGGLSGRILTGLVAAHTGWREAFLMLGIVNLAGAAATWRWLPPSRHHTPRAKGAGPAASFARLRDRRLVATYAIGCNVLFTLVALFTYVTFYLSAPPFSLGTAAVSGVFAVYVVGAIATPIAGRFIDRVGPRVVIVAALLTGIAGALLTLGHVLALVIAGLAIACTGTFVCQAAATSYLRIASPPELRALASGAYVTVYYLGGSVGGVLPGLVWEHAGWAGCVTLVVASQLIAAALALRFWAPPPAQLEAAVR
- a CDS encoding UBP-type zinc finger domain-containing protein; amino-acid sequence: MASHTQCTHLGQIRDVEPRTPQGCEECLATNGWWVHLRLCLECGHVGCCDDSPSKHATKHYHQTHHPIIRSFEPGEDWGWCYVDQLELTPEELHR